In the genome of Ferrovibrio terrae, the window AGATTGAAATGCTGGAAGATCATGCCGATGTCGCGCCGCGCCGCGCGCAGCTCGGACGACGACAGCGCCGTCAGCTCGCGGCCGGCAACGATCACCTTGCCCTCGGTCGGACGCTCCAGCAGGTTGATGACGCGGATCAGCGTCGACTTGCCCGCACCCGAGCGGCCGATCACGCCGAAGATTTCACCCGGGTTGATGGTCAGGCTGACATTGCGCAAGGCTTCGACACCGCCTGAAGCCGTGACGAAGCGCTTGGTGAGATTCTGTAACTCGATCATGACCTGTTAGCGATCAAAGGGGAGGAAACTCAGCGCCAGCAGATCGCCGCCGCCATGCCAGTCCGGCGGCAACGCCAGCGGATCGGCCAGCGACGCGGAGTCGCTGGGCCACAGATGGCTGTTGTCGTTGCTCGCAGGCTTGGCGGCGGCGAGCCGGTCCGGCGTCACGAAAGCGCCGAAGGCCGCCTGCAGGCGGTCGGCGATCGAGATACGCCGGCCGCGCTCGTGACGGGTCACCTGCACAGGTGCATCGATAATGATCTGTGTGCGAGTCATGGCACTACCTCCAGGCATGGGTGAACTGGTTGTCGTTGGCAGCTAAAGCACGCGCCGCACGCTCGGCATCGGCGGTGCGACGAAAGAGCTGCTGCTCGATGGCATTAAACTGCGGCGCGGCGGCGAAGAAGCGGAAGCCGCCGCGTTCGCGGACAACCACACCGGCGGCCTCGCCGGCCGCCTCGATCAGATAGGCTTCACTCATGGGATACTCCGTTGGCCGACCAGCGGTCGGCACTTAAGTCGCTAAAAGGGGTGACGGCAGAAAGCTGCGGTCAGCGACAACAACAGAGGATGGATTTGCGCATAGGGGTCATGGGTCTCACTCCGAACATCTCCGGGCCCACGACCGACAGACACCGAGGTCTGCGCCGTGGCGCTTTAGCATTGGTGCGCGGTGCAAGCTGCCCTTCAAATCCCGCGATCCGGTCCGTTGGCTTTTTGCCGGGACTGGATGATCCCTATATTCCACACATAGATAAGAAAGTCAATTTAATTGTACAGTTAGTTATGCAAATAAAACTAAACTCACACGCAAAGAATGCATAGCTCATGGCCAAGCGCTACGGCTTGAGTGAGTCATGTATCTGAAAAACTTTGTATTTTCCGGAGAAAGTTCGGTCGGGTCGGCCCGCCAATGCCCCATTCTGACGGACCGACCACGAACCTCATCACGACCAGCAGAGTGATGAGGCCGACCTAAAAACCGCACCGGGGTGCGATGCCGGTAAGTATATGCGAATGATTTGCAATTACAAGTCTCATTTCGCAGCGCCTGCACTTTTTGTCAGGGATGCAGTTTCAGTCCCTTGAGCGCCTTATCCACGGCCTTGCGCTCGCCATGCACGGCGAGCCCGACCCAGCTCTGCGCGGCCACATCGCCTTCGGCAAATACGGCGCGATTGGCGGCGTCATGCCCGGTGGCAAACATCGCCTCGACATACGGCACGACGACAAGCTCCTGCTCGATGGCGCGGCCATGCGCTTTCTGTAAATCCGTCAGTGCTCCTGCAAAAACCAGAATCGGCTGGCCGCACATCGCCCCGTAGCGCCGGCCGGCGGCATCGACATACGCCTCGCCGATGCAGGCAGGCACGGCGGCGGCAATCCCGCTGGCCAGAAAGGCCGTGACGTTGAGCTTCTGCCATTGCGCGAGATCCTCGCGCACGACGATGGCGATCTTGGTGGTGAACACTGGTCTGCATCCTTGCTTCGTTATGAAGCCGAGGATGCCGTCAGGCCGCCTGCGGGTCTGGAAGATTTGTGCAGATGCGGCGATAGGCCGCCGGCGTCATGCCGAAGGCACGGCGGAACCAGCGCCCCAGATGGCTCTGGTCGGCGAACCCTGTCGCTGCCGCCACCGCAGCCGGCGTCTCGCCACGACTGAGCAGGAAACGCGCGCGGTTGAGGCGGCGCTGCACCAGATAGGCATGCGGGCTGAGGCCATAGGCCGCTGAAAACGCGCGGGTCAGACGAAACCGGTCGGTGCCGGCGGCAAGCGCCAGCTCCTCCAGGCCGAGATCGCCGTCGAAGCCGGCATCCATCGCCTCGCGCGCCAGTTTTGCCACGCGTGGTGCGCGACCGGGTTTGTCAGCCGGGGCACCAGCAAAACGCTGCGCCAGCAGGGCAACGACATGATCGAGTGCTGCATCGCAGGCCATGCGATTGTCGGGGGCAGAAATCTGCCGGCGCGCCATGCGCACGGCCTGCGCCAGCGCCGCGTCATCATCCAGTGTGCGCGGAAAATGGAAAACGGCCTCGCCGGTCTGTCGCCCGGCATAGAGCGACGCACTCTGCTGCAGCCAGGCCGGATCGAAATACAGCATCGCGTAGGTGAAGCCGTCGGCGGCACAGGCCTCGCCATCATGCGTCTCGCCCGGCTCCATGAAAATCATGCGGCCGGGCGTGCTGCGATGGATTTCGCGCCGGCAGCGGAACTGCTGCACGCCCTGTTCGGTGACGCCGATCAGCACCTGATCGTGGAAATGCGGATCGTAGGCATGGGCATGGAACCGGGCACGCACGGCCTCGGTGCCGCTCTGTGCATCGCGGGCGAAATCGAACCAGTCGTTGGTCTGGGTCTGCGCCATACCTTCCCCAATTTCGCTCCGCCCTCACCCTCCCGCTTCGCGGGTCCCTCCCTCTCCCACTCCATGGGAGAGAGTTGGGATGAGAGGGTCTCTCTTTCCTTACTTGATCACGCCACAGGCGACGCGGCCGGCGCCACCGCCGAGCGGGGCCGGCGTATCGCTGTAATTGTCGCCGCCGGCATGGATCATCAGCGCCTTGCCAACGAGATCACGCACCTTCAGCTGCGGTGCCACCACCGGCAGCGTGGCGGTGCCGTCCGCATTCACCACCAGCGGCGGCAGATCGCCCTTGTGGCCGTCCCTGGCATGCGGGCCATGATGCTTGCCGGTCTTGTTCGGGTCGTAATGCCCACCGGCCGCCATGCCCGGCGCGGGCCGGCCATCGGCGCCCGGCGCCACGCCGCAATCACCCTTTTCATGCAGATGGAAACCGCGCGGCCCTGCCGGCTGGCCGATCTGCTTCAGGTCGGGCGTCAGCAGCAGGCCCTGCGGCGTGTCCTTCGCCACGATGGTGCCCAGTGCCATGCCGGTGCCATTGGCGGAAATGGCGTGGATCGGGATGCTTTTTTCCGCCGCCAGCACGGCTGGCGCCGCAGCAAGGAGGGCGAAGCCGGTGACGGCTGTGGTCAGCAAGATGCGGCGCATGGCGTTTCTCCTGTCAGGGTGTGCTCCACAGACAAACCGAGTAAAGCCGCAAAAAGGTCCGGACTGCAGCAAAATAGTCCCATAAAAAGGGACCTGTAAAAGAAAACGGGCGGGGTTTGCTGCCCCGCCCGTGAACGTCTGGCCTGATTGGCTGACCGATCAGGTATTCATCGAATCGAAGAAGTCCGCATTGGTCTTGCTGTGCTTGATCTTGTCGAGCAGGAACTCCATCGCGTCCTGGCCGCCCATCGGCATGAGGATGCGGCGCAGCACCCACATCTTGGCCAGCACACCCTTGTCGACCAGCAGTTCTTCCTTGCGGGTGCCCGACTTGGTGATGTCGATGGCCGGGAAGGTGCGCTTGTCCGACAGCTTGCGGTCGAGGATGATTTCCGAGTTACCGGTACCCTTGAACTCTTCGAAGATCACTTCGTCCATGCGCGAACCGGTTTCGATCAGCGCGGTGGCAATGATGGTGAGCGAGCCGCCCTCTTCGATATTGCGGGCGGCGCCGAAGAAGCGCTTGGGCTTCTGCAGCGCGTTGGCGTCCACGCCACCGGTCAGCACCTTGCCCGACGACGGCACCACGGTGTTGTAGGCGCGGGCCAGACGCGTGATCGAATCCAGCAGGATGACGACATCGCGCTTGTGCTCGACCAGGCGCTTGGCCTTTTCCAGCACCATTTCGGTGACCTGCACATGGCGGCTTGCCGGCTCGTCGAAGGTGGAGGAAATCACCTCGCCCTTCACGGTGCGCTGCATGTCGGTGACTTCTTCCGGACGTTCGTCGATCAGCAGGACGATCAGATAGACTTCCGGATGATTGTGACTGATGGCATGCGCAATATTCTGCAGCAGCATCGTCTTGCCGGTGCGCGGCGGCGCCACGATCAGCGCGCGCTGGCCCTTGCCCTGCGGCGAGATCAGGTCGATGACGCGGGCAGAGACATCCCGTTTCGGACCGCCGGAGATGATCTTCTCGGTCTTGCTGCTGCCGCTGCGGCTCTTGAGCGTCGAACCCTTCACGGCTGGCGCTGCGGCTGCCGCCGGCGCCTCTTCCTCGGCGATCTGCGGCAGTTCCATGCGCAGGCGTTCGGTCGGATAGAGCGGCGTCAGATTGTCGAAATGCACCTTGTGGCGCGTCTGCTCGGGGTCTTCGTAATTGATCGTGTTGACCTTGAGCAGCGCGAAGTAGCGTTCGCCGTCCTTGGGCGCGCGGATCGTGCCCTCGATGGTGTCGCCAGTGCGCAGGCCGAAGCGGCGGATCTGGTTGGGGCTGACATAGATGTCGTCGGGGCCCGGCAGGTAATTGGCCTGGGCGGAGCGCAGGAAGCCGAAGCCGTCCTGCAGCACTTCCAGCACGCCCTCGCCGGTGATTTCAACCTCGCGGTCGGCCAGCTGCTTGAGGATCGCGAACATCATGTCCTGCTTGCGCAGGGTGGATGCGTTCTCGATCTGCAGCTCCTCGGCGAAGGCCAGCAGGTCGGTGGGGGATTTGGTTTTCAGTTCCTGAAGATTCATGGACTCGTCGACTCAGGCTGGAGCGGATGTGTTTGGGAGATTTGGGCGCCGGTTCCAGAGAAGACGGAATGGCAGCCATGGAAGGGAGGTGGTGCGAGCCGCCCGCGCAGGTTCCGCATGATGAACTGTAATTTAAAAAGTGCGGAAGGTGTGCCTGAACGGCCCCGGCCCGAAAGAAGATTGGGCCGCTGTTTAAGCGAAATACCAATGCGCCGCGGATAAGTCAAGGGCGGGCGCCGCGATCAGCAGCCACCCGCCCTGTAACAAAATAGCGACCGGAAGTTCAACCGGCCGGATCAGCCAACGATATTGGCGACCAGGAAGAAGGTACCGACCGCCACTACGCAAGCGCCAGCGACCCGACGCAATTGCAGCGTGGGGGCGGCATTGCGCGACGCCAGGACGCGCCAGGCGAGCGCCGCACCGGCTGCGATGATGTACTGCGTCAGCGCCAGACCGCCGAGATAGGCGACCAGCGGCGTCGGCTCGGCGCCGATGATGGCTTCGGCCAGCGCATGGCCATGCAGCAGGCCGGCGAGGCCGAGGATGGCGGCGAACAGGCCGTCGCCTATGTCCTTGCGGCTGATCAGCAGGGCACCCATCAGCACGACGGAACCGGCGATCAGGTATTCACCACCGGGCAGATCGACCGACTGGATATGCAGCAGCGAGCCGATGAAGGAGCCGATCACGAAAGCGGCCGGCAGGATCAGGCCACGGGCGCGCGGCGCGGCCAGCAGGCCGGCGGCGATGATGAAGACGAAATGATCGAAACCCAGCACCGGATGGCCGAAACCGGACAGCAGGCCTTCCATCATCGTGGACGGGGTCTTGCCGCCCATCGGGTGATGCGCCAGCGCGGGCGCGGCCGCAAGGAAAGCCGTGAGGCCGACAACCAGACGCAGCATGGGATACCTCCAAGAAACGATGAACCTAAGTCCTCGGCGGACTTGGGCAATATTGAAGCGACCGGGCCATGGATCAGATCATGAGAATCGACCGCCGAATGATCCCAGGACCTTAAAAGCCGTGGACTGCTGCGTCAAATGGCCACCCCGGAGGAGTTGCCGGGTGGAAATGGCTGGTCTTGCGGAAGCCGCCCGCCAAAGGTATGCGTACAGACATGTTGTCCCGCCGCCCCATAGCCCGCTCCCGGGCTGCCGGCCTGACGCGCCCAAACTTGGCGCGTCTGGCCGCGCTGCTGGCGTTGTTTGCGCTGACCTTCCATGGCCTGCTGCCGCTGACCCAGCAGGTGGCCCGCCAGGTGCAGGCCGCCAACGGCATCGAGCAGATCGTGCTCTGTTCGGCGCTGGGCTTCCGCACCATTGCCATGAAGGACGGCGCGGCAGTCGATCCCGACCCGGCCAAAAGCTCCAGGATCAGCGAGTCCTGCCCGGTCTGCCTGTCCTTTGCCGGGCTGCAGCCGGCCGTCCTGCCGCCCGTCGCCGCCGAACCGGCGCAGCCAGTTCTGGCCGTCACGGTGCTTTATGGGGCCGCCAGCAGCAGCACGCTGGCCCAGGCGCAGCATCCGTCACAGCAGGCCCGCGCACCCCCCATTCTCTCCCTCACCTGATCGACGCCACCTTTTCGTTTTCAGGATTTCGGGGAGCCATCCCATGTCGACCACCATCCGCTTTGCAGGCGCAGCCGCGCTTGCCGTTCTAAGCCTGTCCACCGCGCTGCCAGCTGCAGCGCATATCGTCGCCGATCCCGCCGAGGCGAAGCCCGGCAGCTATTTCCGCACCGCTTTGCGTGTGGGTCATGGCTGCGGCGGCGGCAAACCGACCACGGCAATCCGCGTGACCATCCCCGAGGGCGTGGTCAATGCCAGCGCGCAGCCCAAGCCGGGCTGGGAGATCAGGGTCGAGACCACCAAACTGGAAAAGCCGGTCGATGCCGGCCATGGCCGCATGACCGATACCGTGGTCAGCGCGATCAGCTGGAGCGGCGGCAGCCTGCCGAATGAGCAGTTCGACGAATTCGGCCTGGTGCTGAAGCTGTCGGATACGGTCAGCAAGCAGCTCGCGCTGCCGGTTGTGCAGACCTGCGCCGGCAGTGAAGTGCGCTGGGACCAGATCCCGGCGGCCGGCCAGCGCGCCGAACGTCCTGTTGC includes:
- a CDS encoding DUF2000 family protein — protein: MFTTKIAIVVREDLAQWQKLNVTAFLASGIAAAVPACIGEAYVDAAGRRYGAMCGQPILVFAGALTDLQKAHGRAIEQELVVVPYVEAMFATGHDAANRAVFAEGDVAAQSWVGLAVHGERKAVDKALKGLKLHP
- a CDS encoding DUF2946 family protein, with translation MARLAALLALFALTFHGLLPLTQQVARQVQAANGIEQIVLCSALGFRTIAMKDGAAVDPDPAKSSRISESCPVCLSFAGLQPAVLPPVAAEPAQPVLAVTVLYGAASSSTLAQAQHPSQQARAPPILSLT
- a CDS encoding DUF1775 domain-containing protein, which translates into the protein MSTTIRFAGAAALAVLSLSTALPAAAHIVADPAEAKPGSYFRTALRVGHGCGGGKPTTAIRVTIPEGVVNASAQPKPGWEIRVETTKLEKPVDAGHGRMTDTVVSAISWSGGSLPNEQFDEFGLVLKLSDTVSKQLALPVVQTCAGSEVRWDQIPAAGQRAERPVAMIRIAAGDGVQMAQMNHGHHGQTAAVKAGDIMVEQPFARATPAKVGGVFLTLKNGGGTADRLVKAASPVAANVELHTHIKDGDAMRMRAVENIPVPANGQTALEPGGYHIMLIGLKQVLKEGESFPLTLTFEKAGNVTVSVPVQKAGAPAASGGHDHKH
- a CDS encoding superoxide dismutase family protein — translated: MRRILLTTAVTGFALLAAAPAVLAAEKSIPIHAISANGTGMALGTIVAKDTPQGLLLTPDLKQIGQPAGPRGFHLHEKGDCGVAPGADGRPAPGMAAGGHYDPNKTGKHHGPHARDGHKGDLPPLVVNADGTATLPVVAPQLKVRDLVGKALMIHAGGDNYSDTPAPLGGGAGRVACGVIK
- a CDS encoding AraC family transcriptional regulator; protein product: MAQTQTNDWFDFARDAQSGTEAVRARFHAHAYDPHFHDQVLIGVTEQGVQQFRCRREIHRSTPGRMIFMEPGETHDGEACAADGFTYAMLYFDPAWLQQSASLYAGRQTGEAVFHFPRTLDDDAALAQAVRMARRQISAPDNRMACDAALDHVVALLAQRFAGAPADKPGRAPRVAKLAREAMDAGFDGDLGLEELALAAGTDRFRLTRAFSAAYGLSPHAYLVQRRLNRARFLLSRGETPAAVAAATGFADQSHLGRWFRRAFGMTPAAYRRICTNLPDPQAA
- the rho gene encoding transcription termination factor Rho; translated protein: MNLQELKTKSPTDLLAFAEELQIENASTLRKQDMMFAILKQLADREVEITGEGVLEVLQDGFGFLRSAQANYLPGPDDIYVSPNQIRRFGLRTGDTIEGTIRAPKDGERYFALLKVNTINYEDPEQTRHKVHFDNLTPLYPTERLRMELPQIAEEEAPAAAAAPAVKGSTLKSRSGSSKTEKIISGGPKRDVSARVIDLISPQGKGQRALIVAPPRTGKTMLLQNIAHAISHNHPEVYLIVLLIDERPEEVTDMQRTVKGEVISSTFDEPASRHVQVTEMVLEKAKRLVEHKRDVVILLDSITRLARAYNTVVPSSGKVLTGGVDANALQKPKRFFGAARNIEEGGSLTIIATALIETGSRMDEVIFEEFKGTGNSEIILDRKLSDKRTFPAIDITKSGTRKEELLVDKGVLAKMWVLRRILMPMGGQDAMEFLLDKIKHSKTNADFFDSMNT
- a CDS encoding HupE/UreJ family protein — protein: MLRLVVGLTAFLAAAPALAHHPMGGKTPSTMMEGLLSGFGHPVLGFDHFVFIIAAGLLAAPRARGLILPAAFVIGSFIGSLLHIQSVDLPGGEYLIAGSVVLMGALLISRKDIGDGLFAAILGLAGLLHGHALAEAIIGAEPTPLVAYLGGLALTQYIIAAGAALAWRVLASRNAAPTLQLRRVAGACVVAVGTFFLVANIVG